A genome region from Dolichospermum compactum NIES-806 includes the following:
- a CDS encoding S1 family peptidase yields MKRQIAIISCLLLLPYPALAIETQTKTTKLLTQTSPTCELQPADPENGIYSDPQLQTIAKQITVRVRDKERGASGTIFARKGNSYLVVTNSHVVRRINNINIITADGQKYAAKIFPNTNFDKFDLAILEFTSNKEYCLPSEIADRIASFDINLETPVMAAGYAVSEDKLVLTTGEVQQIISQPSLKDGYEIGYTSDIQQGMSGGPIISSFGNLI; encoded by the coding sequence ATGAAACGTCAAATCGCTATTATCTCCTGCTTACTGCTGCTACCTTATCCCGCGTTAGCAATAGAAACCCAAACCAAGACAACAAAACTACTTACACAGACCTCGCCAACGTGCGAATTACAACCAGCAGACCCAGAAAACGGTATTTATTCAGACCCACAATTACAAACCATTGCTAAACAAATTACAGTTAGAGTCAGGGACAAGGAAAGAGGCGCTTCCGGGACAATTTTCGCGAGAAAAGGTAATTCTTATTTAGTAGTGACTAATTCCCACGTTGTCAGAAGAATTAATAATATCAATATTATCACAGCCGATGGTCAAAAATATGCAGCTAAAATTTTCCCTAATACTAACTTTGATAAATTCGATTTAGCCATATTAGAATTTACATCTAATAAAGAATATTGTTTACCATCAGAAATTGCTGACAGAATCGCATCTTTTGATATTAACTTAGAAACACCAGTTATGGCCGCAGGATATGCTGTATCTGAGGATAAATTAGTATTGACAACAGGAGAAGTACAACAAATCATCTCCCAACCGAGTTTAAAAGATGGTTATGAAATTGGCTATACCAGCGATATTCAACAAGGAATGAGTGGCGGTCCAATTATTAGTAGTTTCGGAAATTTAATA
- a CDS encoding COP23 domain-containing protein — MQLPALTSVLAFTALTVTLSVNPGLSQEIPKQEVSFACRSISYQGNTGKVPTTMAFVPDKKPNPYVPIIAWKSDSFPSSEWTPKRRCQQVSKKFQQFYEQGRLDYLTTGKLNGLGVICAAKPGECNKNNILFSVRPGVNPTTVLAELNEIREGRSTDLNWQNSGENTYLNLGEYLRKISK, encoded by the coding sequence ATGCAACTACCAGCATTAACTAGTGTCTTAGCATTCACCGCATTGACAGTTACCCTGAGTGTTAACCCCGGTTTGAGTCAAGAGATTCCCAAGCAAGAAGTTAGTTTTGCTTGTCGTTCAATTTCTTACCAAGGTAATACGGGAAAAGTTCCCACTACCATGGCCTTCGTTCCCGACAAAAAACCTAACCCTTATGTACCCATAATTGCTTGGAAATCTGACTCCTTTCCCAGTAGCGAATGGACTCCTAAAAGACGCTGTCAACAAGTAAGTAAAAAATTCCAGCAATTTTACGAACAAGGCCGATTAGATTATTTAACTACCGGTAAGTTGAATGGGTTGGGAGTTATCTGTGCGGCTAAACCTGGTGAATGCAATAAAAACAATATTTTATTTAGCGTCAGGCCAGGTGTAAACCCCACTACAGTTCTAGCTGAACTTAATGAAATCAGAGAAGGTAGAAGTACAGACTTAAATTGGCAAAATTCCGGTGAAAATACTTACTTAAATCTGGGTGAATATCTCAGAAAAATCTCTAAATAA
- a CDS encoding serine/threonine-protein kinase codes for MYYCTRPHCPSPENRFPDSPDSHTKSGIFCQACGMPLILKGRKGHYQTIKPLGKGGFGATFQAIDLDSVNQRQCVIKRLNINDNPEIADKLVEGIKAAFDREAQALEFLGDNSGNIPTLYDYFSLTAPAFGQQEELEFKYLVQQYIQGEDLSQELRRKGRFSETETLDFLKQILPILQFIHDQNSIHRDIKPSNIVRETATQKLFLIDFGAVKQVVSGETNIKKSLPIFTKVYASPEQRPEERRIGEIYPSSDLYSLAVTCLELVTGTTPVDYLDNNYQNWRQQASRIILSTGQKIEREKKVVIFQI; via the coding sequence ATGTACTATTGTACCCGACCCCACTGCCCTAGTCCCGAAAACCGTTTTCCCGACTCTCCAGATTCTCATACTAAGTCGGGAATATTCTGTCAAGCTTGTGGAATGCCCCTAATATTAAAGGGGAGAAAGGGACATTATCAAACTATTAAACCTTTGGGGAAAGGAGGATTTGGTGCTACTTTTCAAGCTATTGATTTAGATTCTGTGAATCAGCGTCAATGTGTGATCAAACGATTGAATATTAATGACAACCCGGAAATTGCTGACAAACTTGTTGAAGGAATCAAAGCAGCTTTTGATCGAGAAGCTCAGGCTTTAGAATTTTTAGGTGATAATAGCGGGAATATTCCCACTTTATATGATTATTTTTCCTTGACCGCTCCTGCTTTTGGTCAACAAGAAGAGCTTGAGTTTAAATATTTAGTACAACAATATATCCAAGGTGAAGATCTATCTCAGGAACTCAGAAGAAAAGGTCGTTTTTCCGAAACAGAGACTTTAGATTTTTTAAAGCAAATTTTACCGATTTTACAATTTATTCATGACCAAAATTCTATCCATCGAGATATTAAACCCAGTAATATTGTTAGAGAAACAGCAACACAAAAACTATTTTTAATTGATTTTGGGGCGGTGAAACAAGTTGTTTCTGGTGAAACAAATATAAAAAAATCTCTACCTATTTTTACAAAAGTATACGCTTCTCCTGAACAAAGACCTGAAGAAAGAAGAATAGGAGAAATTTATCCGTCTAGTGATTTATATAGTTTGGCTGTTACTTGTCTGGAGTTAGTCACAGGTACAACTCCCGTTGATTACCTTGACAATAATTACCAAAATTGGCGACAACAAGCTAGTAGAATTATTCTAAGTACAGGACAAAAAATTGAGAGAGAGAAGAAAGTCGTCATATTTCAAATCTAA